In Ferviditalea candida, the DNA window AGCTTTTCCGCCAATCCTGGCTCAGCGTGGAAGGAACTGTGCTGACTCAATCGCAAAAAGTATATGAGGACACTGAAAAAGATATGGTGGCCGTATACGCCCTGTTGTCGGCAAATCCGCCGAACACGGATGAAGCCAAACAGATGCTTGGCAGAATGCGCGACTATCTGGCTCCGCTGGCCGGTAAAACCACCTATACCTTTATCGACGCCACCTCCATCATTTTACGCGAGGGACTTGAAGCCCTTCTCGTCATTATTGCCCTTCTCGGCTTTCTGCAGAGAAGCGGCCACCGGGAGAAAACCAAGTGGATCTGGTCTGGAGTCACCGTAGGACTCTTGGTCAGCATTGTGCTTGGAGTCATTGTGCAGGTCATGTTTTCTACCGGAGCGTTCGGTCAAAACAACTTCCTGATTGCCGGTTGGACGGGGCTGTTCGCCGCAGTCATGCTTTTGTATATGAGCTACTGGCTGCACAGTAAGGCAAACATCGCGAAGTGGCAGCAGTATATTCGCGATCAAAGCAATCGTGCCTTGGCGACAGGAAGCCTGGTATCGCTTGCCCTGCTGTCCTTTCTCGCGGTTTTCAGAGAGGGTACGGAAACCGTCTTATTTTTCATCGGTCTTGCCTCCTCCATTCATTTGTATAGCTTATTTTTGGGAATAGGATTGGGTATCGCTTTATTGATTCTGCTCGCTGTTTTGATCTTGAAGGTCGGTCTCAAAATCCCCATGCGCCCCTTCTTCCTTATTTCCAGCGCGCTGGTCTTTTACCTCTGCTTCAAATTTACGGGCATGGGGATACGCAGCATGCAGCTGGCCGGGCTGCTTCCGGCCACTTATAACGATTCCATCCCTACCGTCAACTTTTTGGCCGTTTATCCTACATGGGAAAGCACCGTGCCGCAATTGATCCTGTTTTTTGCGGCAGTCACTTTGCTTGTAAAGAATAG includes these proteins:
- a CDS encoding FTR1 family iron permease, coding for MNFKRVVRYFALLLALLLFPLPLHAQGTTEALKQADVYVQQALESAKSGDFDKAKMEFMKFYTSWFTFEEGIKETSKDAYREIEDLMGQIQFAFAQNPVNRENVLSFLAKLKQTNHSIIEGTYGPNKENTPAKGEGKDVGALVQLLEHALKELDEPNVPAAKEDIELFRQSWLSVEGTVLTQSQKVYEDTEKDMVAVYALLSANPPNTDEAKQMLGRMRDYLAPLAGKTTYTFIDATSIILREGLEALLVIIALLGFLQRSGHREKTKWIWSGVTVGLLVSIVLGVIVQVMFSTGAFGQNNFLIAGWTGLFAAVMLLYMSYWLHSKANIAKWQQYIRDQSNRALATGSLVSLALLSFLAVFREGTETVLFFIGLASSIHLYSLFLGIGLGIALLILLAVLILKVGLKIPMRPFFLISSALVFYLCFKFTGMGIRSMQLAGLLPATYNDSIPTVNFLAVYPTWESTVPQLILFFAAVTLLVKNRSLKLSRPK